In one window of Streptomyces sp. NBC_01224 DNA:
- a CDS encoding helix-turn-helix transcriptional regulator translates to MLGDVETRSVSPVFVGRAGEFASLVDALTRATAEDTGRADRPGGEPQALLIGGEAGVGKTRLVEEFLAAAVRREAVVAVGGCVEVGADGLPYAPFSTALRALRRTLPDEMAAACAGQEGELARLLPELGEADRDATDEHSTARLFELTARLLERISAQRAVVLVLEDLHWADASTRHLLAYLFRTVRSGRLVVIGTYRSDDIHRRHPLRPLLAELDRLRTVRRIELARFNRAEVRRQLTGILAATPEAALTDEIFERSDGNAFFVEELACSLESGDHSRLSDSLRDLLLVRVEALPDDAQKIARIVAEGGSTVEYGLLAAVARLTEDELIEALRAAVGANLLLTTPEGNGYRFRHSLVREAVSDDLLPGERSRLNRRYAEALEIDPTLVRAGERATRLASYWYCAHDAAKALPAVLKASVEARRRYAFSEQLRLLERAMELWDDAPDDVRRTLRPIDYAESYPACGCDPDTTPLRYLDLMAEATVAAWFGGERERALAIAKKAMRVLDSEDDPLRAAWFWVQRSRLMQDLTRGDGWQELANAQELVRGLPPSAVHADVLMSVAGWGALHRPGAETLQAVDRAVEYARLVGDEYIELHARLTRGWLTADAGSVDEGIAEMYAVRDRADELHLVGIMSRAGINLPSTLESMGRSLEAVAAADHGIEISRSHGIADMEAWVRCNQAISLFSLGHWDESRATTDAAARAARSSKAQGLVAARRTELALAQGDLAEAEIQLTLTRRWFGARDPQPQLLISRVRHAMILAVQQGRLPEARAAFEAQSEQGFPPGTQRYALPLLHAAAAAEAEARGLPAADPGRPAILASIRGHLKRLPMLIPVWAAYGLLVDAELARAEGLDTPDHWSRAATAFAPLHRPYELAQIRHRWAEALLIASGDRSAATTLLREAHRTAGRLGARPLTETIELLAGRARITLTTSDRSPAQGTGQEIPLAVTVPAQDGTTDEAADREQTEDHLREAAAAAVESFGLTRREQDVHRLVAAGHTNRRIAEELYISPKTASVHVSNILAKLGVSSRGEAAALAHRLRLYPVRNAT, encoded by the coding sequence ATGCTCGGCGACGTGGAGACCAGGTCCGTCAGTCCCGTGTTCGTCGGCCGCGCAGGTGAATTCGCCTCGCTCGTCGATGCGCTCACCCGCGCCACCGCAGAGGACACCGGCCGGGCCGACCGCCCCGGCGGCGAGCCGCAGGCGCTGCTCATCGGCGGCGAGGCGGGCGTCGGCAAGACCCGGCTGGTCGAGGAGTTCCTCGCGGCGGCGGTGCGCCGCGAGGCCGTCGTCGCCGTCGGCGGCTGCGTCGAGGTCGGTGCCGACGGCCTTCCCTACGCCCCGTTCTCCACCGCCCTGCGCGCCCTGCGCCGCACCCTGCCCGACGAGATGGCTGCCGCCTGCGCCGGGCAGGAGGGTGAACTGGCCCGCCTGCTCCCCGAACTCGGCGAGGCCGACCGGGACGCGACCGACGAGCACAGCACCGCCCGCCTCTTCGAACTCACCGCCAGACTCCTGGAGCGCATCTCGGCGCAGCGCGCGGTCGTCCTCGTCCTGGAGGACCTGCACTGGGCCGATGCCTCCACCCGGCATCTCCTCGCCTATCTCTTCCGCACCGTGCGCAGCGGCCGTCTCGTCGTGATCGGCACCTACCGCTCCGACGACATCCATCGCCGCCACCCCCTGCGCCCTCTCCTCGCCGAACTGGACCGGCTCCGTACCGTCCGCCGGATCGAACTCGCCCGCTTCAACCGCGCCGAGGTACGCCGCCAGCTCACCGGCATCCTCGCCGCCACCCCTGAGGCCGCCCTGACGGACGAGATCTTCGAACGCTCCGACGGCAACGCCTTCTTCGTCGAGGAACTCGCCTGCAGCCTGGAGAGCGGCGACCACTCCCGACTCTCCGACTCGCTGCGCGACCTGCTGCTTGTCCGCGTCGAAGCGCTCCCCGACGACGCCCAGAAGATCGCCCGGATCGTCGCCGAGGGCGGCTCCACCGTCGAGTACGGACTGCTGGCCGCGGTCGCCCGGCTGACCGAGGACGAACTCATCGAGGCGCTGCGGGCGGCCGTCGGAGCCAACTTGCTCCTCACCACCCCGGAGGGCAACGGCTACCGCTTCCGGCACTCCCTGGTCCGCGAGGCCGTCAGCGACGATCTGCTGCCCGGCGAGCGCTCCCGGCTCAACCGGCGCTATGCGGAAGCCCTGGAGATCGATCCCACCCTCGTCCGCGCCGGTGAACGGGCCACCCGGCTCGCCAGCTACTGGTACTGCGCACACGATGCCGCCAAGGCCCTGCCCGCCGTACTGAAGGCCTCGGTCGAGGCCCGCCGCCGCTACGCGTTCTCCGAGCAACTCCGTCTGCTGGAAAGGGCGATGGAGCTTTGGGACGACGCCCCCGACGACGTGCGCCGCACCCTGCGCCCCATCGACTACGCGGAGAGCTACCCGGCCTGCGGCTGCGACCCCGACACCACCCCGCTGCGCTATCTCGACCTGATGGCCGAGGCCACCGTCGCCGCCTGGTTCGGCGGCGAACGCGAACGGGCCCTGGCCATCGCCAAGAAGGCCATGCGTGTCCTGGACAGCGAGGACGACCCGCTGCGCGCCGCCTGGTTCTGGGTCCAGCGCTCCCGGCTGATGCAGGACCTCACCCGTGGCGACGGATGGCAGGAACTGGCCAACGCCCAGGAGCTCGTCCGCGGCCTGCCCCCGTCCGCCGTGCATGCCGATGTCCTGATGAGCGTGGCGGGATGGGGCGCCCTGCACCGCCCGGGCGCCGAGACTCTGCAAGCCGTCGACCGGGCCGTGGAGTACGCCCGGCTCGTCGGTGACGAGTACATCGAACTGCACGCCAGGCTCACCCGCGGCTGGCTCACCGCCGACGCGGGCAGTGTCGACGAGGGCATCGCCGAGATGTACGCAGTCCGCGACCGCGCCGATGAACTGCACCTGGTCGGCATCATGAGCCGGGCCGGCATCAATCTCCCCTCCACCCTCGAATCCATGGGCCGCTCCCTGGAGGCCGTGGCCGCCGCGGACCACGGCATCGAGATCAGCCGCAGCCACGGCATCGCCGACATGGAGGCATGGGTCCGCTGCAACCAGGCGATCTCGCTCTTCTCTCTCGGCCACTGGGACGAGAGCCGTGCGACCACCGACGCGGCGGCCCGCGCCGCCCGGTCCAGCAAGGCGCAAGGGCTCGTCGCCGCACGCCGTACCGAACTGGCCCTCGCCCAGGGAGACCTGGCCGAGGCCGAGATTCAACTCACCCTGACCCGGCGCTGGTTCGGCGCCCGTGACCCGCAGCCCCAGCTCCTCATCAGCCGCGTACGCCACGCCATGATCCTCGCCGTGCAGCAGGGGCGGCTCCCCGAGGCGCGGGCCGCGTTCGAGGCGCAGTCGGAGCAGGGCTTCCCACCCGGCACCCAGCGGTACGCCCTGCCGCTGCTCCATGCCGCCGCCGCCGCCGAGGCCGAAGCCCGGGGTCTGCCCGCCGCCGACCCGGGCCGGCCGGCGATCCTGGCAAGCATCCGCGGACACCTGAAGCGGCTGCCGATGCTCATCCCCGTCTGGGCCGCCTACGGTCTCCTGGTCGACGCCGAGCTGGCCCGGGCCGAGGGGCTCGACACCCCCGACCACTGGTCCCGCGCCGCCACCGCCTTCGCGCCCCTGCACCGCCCGTACGAACTGGCCCAGATCCGCCACCGCTGGGCAGAGGCCCTCCTCATCGCCTCCGGCGACCGGTCCGCGGCCACCACCCTGCTGCGCGAGGCCCACCGCACCGCCGGGCGACTCGGCGCACGCCCGTTGACCGAGACCATCGAGCTGCTGGCCGGACGCGCCCGCATCACCCTCACCACCTCCGACCGGTCCCCGGCCCAAGGCACCGGCCAAGAGATACCGCTCGCCGTCACCGTCCCCGCCCAGGACGGCACCACCGATGAGGCGGCGGACCGGGAGCAGACCGAGGACCACCTGCGCGAGGCGGCAGCAGCCGCGGTGGAGTCCTTCGGGCTGACGCGACGCGAACAGGATGTGCACCGTCTCGTCGCGGCCGGTCACACCAACCGCAGGATCGCCGAGGAGCTCTACATCTCACCCAAGACCGCGAGCGTGCACGTCTCCAACATTCTCGCCAAGCTCGGCGTCTCCAGCCGCGGTGAGGCGGCCGCCCTGGCCCACCGGCTCCGCCTGTACCCGGTGCGGAACGCCACCTGA
- a CDS encoding MMPL family transporter, producing MAAIARWCIRHRLVAVLIWLFALGGAATAAGFAGSAYSNDYDVPGTESGRAAELLKSGFTDLGGDTDTIVWHTTDSTVRASDVRQTMTRTLHAVEELPGVGAVTGPYGASGAGQISEDGHTAYATITFDQQSDDIPVQQARAVLDTAKAAAGDHLQVELGGSAVALTEAPSAHFSEAIGVVVAAVVLFLAFGSLAASMLPIATALVSVGTAYAGIVLLGHVMTVADFAPMLGMLIGLGVGIDYALFIVTRHRRGLRRGMTVAEAAQNAVATTGRAVVFAGATVCMALLGMLILRLGFLNGVAIAASLTVVLTVAASVTLLPALLSFIGVRALSRRERRRLAERGPQPELPTGFAARWSAFVERHPKLLGAFAVVVMLVLALPTFSLHLGTSDQGNNPSSSTTRQAYDLLADGFGPGVNGPLTIAAQLDGADDRLAMDGLPDVLRATDGVASVGPVTYNNSGSAAFITVVPNSSPQSQETSALVGRLRTDVLPQAEANTSLRAHVGGVTAGYDDFARIIIGKLPLFIGVVIGLGCLLLLLAFRSIGIPLKAAAMNVAAVASSFGVVVAIFQWGWGSELLGLGSSGPIEPFLPVIMVSVLFGLSMDYQVFLVGRMYEEWLETGDNRRAVRVGLAETSRVINSAAVIMISVFLAFVLSGDRVIAMFGIALAAAVALDAFVLRTLLVPALMHLLGGANWWLPRWLDGRLPRISIEPPQCRAAHGKIPQAAQPVEPVEAAQAVQAVEAVREGA from the coding sequence TTGGCCGCCATTGCCCGCTGGTGCATCAGGCACCGCCTCGTCGCCGTCCTCATCTGGCTCTTCGCCCTCGGCGGCGCAGCCACCGCGGCGGGCTTCGCGGGTTCTGCCTACTCCAACGACTACGACGTGCCCGGTACGGAGTCCGGCCGGGCCGCCGAGCTCCTCAAGAGCGGTTTCACGGACCTCGGCGGTGACACGGACACCATCGTCTGGCACACCACCGACTCCACCGTGCGGGCCTCCGATGTCCGGCAGACGATGACCCGGACCCTGCATGCGGTCGAGGAACTGCCCGGTGTCGGCGCCGTCACCGGACCGTACGGGGCGTCCGGCGCCGGGCAGATCAGCGAGGACGGACACACCGCCTACGCCACGATCACCTTCGACCAGCAGTCCGACGACATCCCGGTGCAGCAGGCCCGGGCGGTCCTCGACACGGCGAAGGCTGCCGCCGGCGACCACCTCCAGGTGGAACTGGGCGGCTCGGCCGTCGCCCTCACCGAGGCGCCGTCCGCCCACTTCAGTGAGGCCATCGGGGTCGTTGTCGCAGCGGTCGTCCTGTTCCTCGCCTTCGGCTCGCTCGCCGCCAGCATGCTGCCCATCGCCACTGCTCTCGTCTCCGTCGGCACGGCGTACGCGGGCATCGTGCTGCTGGGCCATGTGATGACCGTCGCCGACTTCGCCCCCATGCTGGGCATGCTGATAGGGCTCGGCGTCGGCATCGACTACGCGCTGTTCATCGTCACCCGGCACCGCAGAGGACTGCGCAGAGGCATGACCGTCGCCGAGGCGGCGCAGAACGCCGTCGCGACGACCGGGCGGGCCGTCGTCTTCGCCGGAGCCACCGTCTGTATGGCGCTGCTCGGCATGCTGATCCTGCGGCTCGGGTTCCTCAACGGTGTGGCGATCGCCGCCTCGCTCACCGTCGTCCTGACCGTGGCCGCCTCCGTGACACTGCTGCCCGCCCTACTGTCCTTCATCGGCGTGCGGGCGTTGAGCCGGCGCGAGCGCAGAAGGCTCGCCGAGCGCGGGCCGCAGCCCGAACTGCCCACCGGCTTCGCCGCCCGCTGGTCCGCGTTCGTCGAACGCCACCCCAAGCTGCTCGGGGCGTTCGCCGTCGTGGTGATGCTGGTCCTCGCGCTGCCCACGTTCTCCCTGCATCTGGGCACCTCCGACCAGGGCAACAACCCCTCCTCGTCCACCACCCGGCAGGCGTACGACCTGCTGGCCGACGGATTCGGACCGGGCGTCAACGGCCCGCTGACGATCGCCGCACAGCTCGACGGCGCGGACGACCGGCTGGCGATGGACGGCCTGCCGGACGTCCTGCGAGCCACCGACGGCGTGGCCTCGGTCGGCCCGGTGACGTACAACAACAGCGGCAGTGCGGCCTTCATCACCGTTGTGCCGAATTCGTCACCGCAGTCGCAGGAGACCAGCGCGCTCGTCGGCCGGCTGCGTACGGATGTCCTCCCGCAGGCCGAGGCGAACACCTCGCTCCGGGCCCATGTGGGCGGGGTGACGGCCGGCTACGACGACTTCGCCCGGATCATCATCGGCAAGCTCCCGCTCTTCATCGGCGTCGTCATAGGGCTCGGCTGTCTGCTCCTGCTGCTGGCCTTCCGGTCGATCGGCATTCCGCTGAAGGCGGCCGCGATGAATGTGGCGGCCGTCGCCTCCTCGTTCGGAGTCGTAGTCGCGATCTTCCAGTGGGGGTGGGGGAGCGAGCTGCTGGGGCTGGGCAGCTCGGGGCCCATCGAACCGTTCCTGCCGGTCATCATGGTGTCCGTGCTCTTCGGGCTCTCCATGGATTACCAGGTGTTCCTGGTCGGGCGGATGTACGAGGAGTGGCTGGAGACCGGTGACAACCGGCGGGCGGTGCGGGTCGGCCTCGCCGAGACCAGCCGCGTGATCAACTCCGCGGCCGTGATCATGATTTCGGTCTTCCTCGCCTTCGTCCTCAGCGGGGACCGGGTCATCGCCATGTTCGGCATCGCGCTCGCCGCGGCGGTCGCCCTCGATGCCTTCGTTCTCCGTACGCTGCTGGTCCCCGCCCTGATGCATCTGCTGGGCGGAGCGAACTGGTGGCTGCCGCGCTGGCTGGACGGGCGGCTGCCGCGGATCAGCATCGAGCCTCCCCAGTGCCGCGCGGCGCATGGGAAAATCCCGCAGGCAGCACAACCGGTGGAACCGGTGGAAGCTGCACAGGCAGTGCAAGCGGTGGAAGCGGTTCGAGAAGGAGCATGA
- a CDS encoding phosphocholine-specific phospholipase C, with translation MTTDISRRRLFALGGGALGVAAAGSLLPPSLQAAIAAQPAHSAGSGGGGGLGAIKHVVILMQENRSFDHYFGTLRGVRGFGDRNAVELPSGKPVFEQPAPLGTSVLPFPVRDAAETQKKDLQYIGALDHSWSGGGKAWAGGWMNGWVTAKTAATMAYYDRRDIPLHYELADTFTVCDAYHSSIHTSTSPNRNHLWSGKTGNEANGKRAVGNDAYNEGTHPGYDWGTYAERLEKAGRSWRTYTEWENFTDNQIEFFATFKAIARKALAKTGGHTYMESFYSAVRDADATERERLFGLLEEGVATLDKTERSLFERALRRVETGTLADEFAKDVAAGTLPEVSYLVPSAVDSEHPSVSSPIHSATIVYKVLDALGKHPDVWRHTAVLINYDENDGFFDHVPPPVAPPEVTEEQWEGKPTGLGMRVPLLVVSPWTVGGYVCSEVFDHTSVIRFLERWTGVKEPNISDWRRTVTGDLTSAFDFERARRRPEVEQPGAIPPFSGRWAPKPPLVQHMPVPEPGTRPARALPYQPDAQAKVVDGAVQVALSNTGRSSAHFALYPYAGEFPVPQHRDVRGTAQWTVPLTGTAYRFTVTGPNGFRREFAGPAKDGVSAGAEVASRVDAHERDLHLTLRNTGRTTLTFTVRPLGYVDEADLRDWTRTVKVKPGRSRKVVHSAADAHGWYDLSVTVDGDDVFRRRLMGHIENGRASISG, from the coding sequence TTGACCACGGACATTTCACGGCGACGGCTCTTCGCGCTCGGCGGCGGTGCACTCGGCGTCGCGGCTGCGGGGTCGCTGCTTCCGCCGTCGCTGCAGGCCGCGATCGCCGCGCAGCCGGCGCATTCGGCGGGGTCCGGTGGCGGTGGCGGGCTCGGAGCCATCAAGCATGTGGTGATCCTGATGCAGGAGAACCGTTCCTTCGACCACTACTTCGGGACGCTCCGGGGAGTGCGCGGCTTCGGCGACCGCAACGCCGTCGAACTGCCCTCCGGCAAGCCGGTCTTCGAGCAGCCCGCTCCGCTGGGCACCTCTGTGCTGCCGTTCCCGGTGCGGGACGCCGCCGAGACGCAGAAGAAGGACCTCCAGTACATCGGCGCGCTCGACCACTCCTGGAGCGGTGGCGGGAAGGCATGGGCCGGGGGGTGGATGAACGGCTGGGTGACCGCGAAGACGGCCGCCACCATGGCGTACTACGACCGCCGTGACATCCCGCTGCACTACGAACTGGCCGACACCTTCACGGTCTGCGACGCCTACCACTCCTCCATCCACACCTCGACCAGCCCCAACCGCAACCACCTGTGGAGCGGGAAGACGGGCAACGAGGCGAACGGCAAGCGGGCCGTCGGGAACGACGCGTACAACGAGGGCACGCACCCCGGGTACGACTGGGGCACGTACGCGGAGCGGCTGGAGAAGGCCGGGCGCAGCTGGCGTACGTACACCGAGTGGGAGAACTTCACCGACAACCAGATCGAGTTCTTCGCCACCTTCAAGGCGATCGCCCGCAAGGCGCTGGCGAAGACCGGCGGCCATACGTACATGGAGTCGTTCTACTCGGCGGTACGGGACGCGGACGCCACGGAGCGGGAGCGGCTGTTCGGTCTGCTCGAAGAGGGCGTCGCCACCCTGGACAAGACCGAACGCAGCCTCTTCGAGCGTGCGTTGCGCCGGGTGGAGACCGGAACGCTGGCCGATGAGTTCGCCAAGGACGTGGCGGCGGGCACGCTGCCCGAGGTCTCCTATCTGGTGCCGTCGGCCGTCGACTCCGAACACCCGAGCGTCTCCTCGCCGATCCACAGCGCGACGATCGTCTACAAGGTCCTGGACGCGCTGGGCAAGCACCCCGATGTGTGGCGGCACACCGCCGTCCTCATCAACTACGACGAGAACGACGGCTTCTTCGACCACGTGCCGCCGCCGGTCGCGCCGCCCGAGGTGACCGAGGAGCAGTGGGAGGGCAAGCCCACCGGTCTCGGGATGCGGGTGCCGCTGCTCGTCGTGTCGCCGTGGACGGTGGGCGGCTACGTCTGCTCCGAGGTCTTCGACCACACCTCCGTGATCCGCTTCCTGGAGCGCTGGACCGGGGTGAAGGAACCGAACATCAGCGACTGGCGGCGCACCGTCACCGGCGATCTGACCTCGGCGTTCGACTTCGAGCGCGCACGGCGCCGGCCCGAGGTGGAGCAGCCCGGTGCCATCCCGCCGTTCAGCGGACGCTGGGCGCCGAAGCCGCCGCTCGTGCAGCACATGCCCGTACCGGAGCCCGGGACCCGCCCGGCCCGCGCGCTGCCGTACCAGCCGGACGCCCAGGCGAAGGTGGTGGACGGGGCGGTGCAGGTGGCCCTCAGCAACACGGGGCGCTCGTCCGCGCACTTCGCGCTGTATCCGTACGCGGGGGAGTTCCCCGTTCCGCAGCACCGGGATGTAAGGGGCACGGCGCAATGGACGGTGCCCCTTACCGGTACGGCGTACCGGTTCACGGTGACGGGGCCGAACGGCTTCCGGCGCGAGTTCGCCGGGCCCGCGAAGGACGGCGTTTCGGCCGGGGCCGAGGTCGCCTCGCGGGTCGACGCGCATGAGCGGGATCTGCATCTCACCCTGCGCAACACGGGGCGGACGACGCTCACCTTCACCGTACGGCCGCTGGGGTACGTCGACGAGGCGGACCTGCGGGACTGGACCAGGACCGTCAAGGTCAAGCCGGGGCGCAGCCGTAAGGTCGTGCACTCGGCGGCCGACGCGCACGGCTGGTACGACCTGTCCGTCACCGTCGACGGGGACGATGTCTTCCGGCGCCGGCTGATGGGACACATCGAGAACGGCCGGGCGAGCATTTCCGGCTGA
- a CDS encoding GNAT family N-acetyltransferase: protein MFAISLGDDGAELRPLEIWQAAEFLAHMDRAREIVDPWIPLASFATDLDSARALLRQYAEKQAADTGRLYGIWLDGTLVGGVLFRIFDTESGNCEVGCWLEPAGEGRGLVTRATRKLIDWAVYERGMHRVEWGASAANTRSIAVAKRLGMTRDGVLRENYLYRGERHDSEIWSVLAREWRAQKA, encoded by the coding sequence ATGTTCGCGATATCCCTGGGCGACGACGGAGCGGAACTGCGGCCGCTGGAGATCTGGCAGGCGGCGGAGTTCCTCGCCCATATGGACCGGGCCCGCGAGATCGTCGACCCCTGGATCCCCCTCGCCTCGTTCGCCACCGACCTGGACTCGGCGCGTGCCCTGCTCCGGCAGTACGCGGAGAAGCAGGCGGCCGACACGGGGCGCCTCTACGGCATCTGGCTGGACGGCACGCTCGTCGGCGGTGTCCTGTTCCGGATCTTCGACACGGAATCCGGGAACTGCGAGGTCGGCTGCTGGCTGGAGCCGGCGGGGGAGGGGCGTGGCCTGGTCACCCGGGCGACACGGAAGCTGATCGACTGGGCGGTGTACGAGCGCGGCATGCACCGCGTGGAGTGGGGCGCGTCCGCCGCGAACACCCGAAGCATCGCCGTGGCCAAGCGGCTCGGCATGACACGCGACGGGGTGCTGCGCGAGAACTACCTGTACCGCGGCGAGCGGCACGACTCGGAGATCTGGTCCGTACTGGCCCGGGAGTGGCGGGCACAGAAGGCCTGA
- a CDS encoding DUF6191 domain-containing protein — MFNFFEELFAPGRKHAAEEQKRLELTRVDLGVGDPGRGPIDLASGKVIVRASGPDGGPAAERGATDAIPDPAQAADHPDEASGPDTDTPDAPEAGPDARP, encoded by the coding sequence GTGTTCAACTTCTTCGAGGAACTCTTCGCACCGGGCCGTAAGCATGCCGCCGAGGAGCAGAAGCGGCTGGAGCTGACCCGGGTGGATCTCGGTGTCGGCGACCCGGGGCGCGGGCCGATAGACCTGGCCTCCGGAAAGGTGATCGTCAGGGCGTCCGGTCCCGACGGCGGTCCTGCGGCGGAGCGTGGCGCGACGGACGCGATACCGGACCCGGCCCAGGCAGCGGACCACCCCGATGAGGCGTCCGGGCCGGATACCGATACCCCGGACGCTCCGGAGGCCGGTCCGGACGCACGACCGTAG
- a CDS encoding SLC13 family permease encodes MRRVSPLNTVTAEIVSVVLLLGVLAFAVVRPRGLPEATVAVPVAVLVIVAGAVPWPEARAQVGSLLPVVGFLAAILVLAQLCADEGLFTAAGDLVARACGGRTGPLLGGVFAVASVITAVLSLDATVVLLTPVVLATAARVGARPRPYVYACAHLANSASLLLPVSNLTNLLAFTASGLSFTRFAALMTLPWLAAIAVEYAVFRRVFAADLAAGAYPPRPQEARPGIPAFTLVVLALTLGGFVVTSFAGAEPLWAALAGAGVLAVRALAKRETTVKGLVRSANPLFCLFVLALGVVVKAVVDNGLGAGIDTFLPDGSSLPALLAVAAVAAVLANLINNLPAILALLPVVAAAGPGPLLAALIGVNLGPNLTYVGSLATLLWRRILHTHGAAPDLGHFTRLGLLTVPATLAVSTVALWGALQLIGV; translated from the coding sequence ATCCGGAGAGTCAGTCCGCTGAACACCGTCACTGCCGAGATCGTCTCCGTCGTCCTCCTGCTCGGCGTGCTGGCCTTCGCCGTCGTACGCCCCCGGGGGCTGCCGGAGGCGACCGTTGCCGTGCCCGTGGCCGTGCTGGTGATCGTGGCCGGTGCGGTCCCGTGGCCGGAAGCCCGTGCACAGGTGGGCAGCCTGCTGCCGGTCGTCGGATTCCTCGCGGCGATTCTGGTCCTGGCCCAGCTCTGTGCGGACGAGGGGCTGTTCACGGCCGCCGGTGATCTGGTCGCCCGGGCCTGCGGCGGGCGGACCGGTCCCCTGCTCGGCGGGGTCTTCGCAGTCGCCTCCGTGATCACCGCTGTGCTCAGCCTGGACGCGACCGTGGTCCTGCTGACCCCCGTCGTCCTCGCCACAGCTGCCCGCGTCGGCGCCCGCCCCCGCCCGTACGTCTACGCCTGTGCGCACCTGGCCAACTCGGCGTCCCTGCTCCTGCCCGTCTCCAACCTCACCAACCTCCTGGCGTTCACCGCGAGCGGCCTCTCCTTCACCCGCTTCGCCGCGCTGATGACCCTGCCGTGGCTGGCCGCCATCGCCGTCGAGTACGCCGTCTTCCGCCGGGTCTTCGCCGCCGATCTGGCAGCGGGTGCGTATCCGCCGAGGCCACAGGAGGCCCGTCCGGGCATCCCCGCTTTCACGCTCGTCGTCCTTGCCCTGACCCTGGGCGGATTCGTCGTCACCTCCTTCGCGGGTGCGGAACCGCTGTGGGCGGCGCTGGCGGGTGCCGGGGTACTGGCCGTCCGCGCGCTGGCGAAGCGCGAGACCACGGTCAAGGGCCTCGTCCGCTCCGCCAACCCGCTGTTCTGCCTGTTCGTGCTGGCGCTGGGCGTCGTGGTCAAGGCCGTGGTCGACAACGGCCTCGGTGCGGGGATCGACACCTTCCTGCCGGACGGCTCGTCACTTCCGGCGCTGCTGGCGGTGGCCGCGGTGGCGGCCGTGCTCGCCAACCTGATCAACAACCTGCCCGCGATCCTCGCTCTGCTCCCGGTCGTCGCGGCGGCGGGTCCCGGCCCGCTGCTCGCCGCCCTGATCGGCGTGAACCTCGGCCCGAACCTCACGTACGTCGGCTCGCTCGCCACCTTGCTCTGGCGCCGCATCCTGCACACCCACGGCGCCGCGCCCGATCTCGGCCACTTCACCCGGCTCGGGCTGCTGACCGTACCGGCGACGCTGGCCGTGTCGACGGTCGCGCTGTGGGGTGCGCTGCAGCTGATCGGGGTGTGA